One Rhea pennata isolate bPtePen1 chromosome 3, bPtePen1.pri, whole genome shotgun sequence DNA segment encodes these proteins:
- the LGALSL gene encoding galectin-related protein — protein MAGTVAERDAPKIEDGHLNNSLGSPVQADVYFPRLIVPFCGHIKGGMRPGKKILVMGIVDLNPESFGISLTCGESEDPPADVAIELKAVFTDRQFVRNSCVAGEWGEEQSSIPYFPFIPDQPFRVEILCEHPRFRIFVDGHQLFDFYHRIETLSAIDTIKINGDLQLTKLG, from the exons ATGGCGGGCACCGTGGCGGAGCGGGACGCGCCG AAAATCGAGGACGGGCATTTAAACAACTCCCTGGGATCCCCGGTGCAAGCTGATGTGTACTTCCCTCGCCTG ATCGTCCCCTTCTGCGGGCACATCAAAGGAGGCATGAGGCCCGGGAAGAAGATCTTAGTGATGGGCATCGTGGACCTCAACCCCGAGAG CTTCGGCATCAGCCTGACGTGCGGGGAGTCGGAGGATCCTCCTGCGGACGTAGCCATTGAACTGAAAGCGGTGTTTACCGACAGGCAGTTTGTCCGAAACTCCTGTGTCGCCGGAGAATGGGGAGAAGAGCAATCGTCTATTCCTTACTTTCCGTTTATACCGGACCAACCCTTTCGG gtTGAGATACTTTGTGAGCATCCCCGTTTTAGAATATTTGTGGATGGACATCAGCTCTTTGATTTTTACCACCGTATTGAAACATTGTCAGCAATTGACACAATAAAGATAAATGGAGATCTTCAGCTTACAAAACTTGGCTGA